The DNA window GCTACCGGCCGCGCGCAGACACCCCCGCTGATTTCCGTTCACGATCCGGTCATGATTCGGCAGGACAGTACGTACTATGTTTTCGCGACAGGCCGGGGCCTTCGCCTGTGGTCGTCGCCGGATCGGCAGCATTGGAAAGCGGAGAAGCCCGTATTTGATACGCCCCCCGCCTGGACTCTACAGGCCAACCCCGCCACGCGGCCCAACGACCTCTGGGCACCCGATATTTCGTACCACAACGGCCTGTATTACCTCTACTATTCGTCGTCGGTGTTCGGTAAAAATTCGTCGGCGATTGGGCTGGCGACCAATACAACGCTGCACCCGGCAGACCCGAACTACCACTGGGCCGACCGGGGGCTGGTGATTCAGTCGGTGCCGGGCCAAGACAACTGGAACGCCATCGACCCCAACCTGTTTGTTGACGACGAAAAGCAGGGCTGGCTGACATTCGGTTCGTTCTGGAGTGGCATTCAGCTCGTACGACTCAACGATAGCCTGACCGCCCCAGCCGCGAACGCCAACCTGCACACG is part of the Spirosoma rhododendri genome and encodes:
- a CDS encoding arabinan endo-1,5-alpha-L-arabinosidase is translated as MRSFLPVLCLLVACLATGRAQTPPLISVHDPVMIRQDSTYYVFATGRGLRLWSSPDRQHWKAEKPVFDTPPAWTLQANPATRPNDLWAPDISYHNGLYYLYYSSSVFGKNSSAIGLATNTTLHPADPNYHWADRGLVIQSVPGQDNWNAIDPNLFVDDEKQGWLTFGSFWSGIQLVRLNDSLTAPAANANLHTIASRPRTDSTGVRNAGNGAIEAPFLFKHNGYHYLFVSVDYCCRGVNSTYKIWVGRSKKITGPYLDQSGKQMKQGGGTPVLQGDANWQGVGHNAVYTVNNADYLIYHGYDAADKGKSKLLIRELRWDKTGWPVVP